In Meiothermus cerbereus DSM 11376, a single window of DNA contains:
- a CDS encoding CopG family transcriptional regulator, whose amino-acid sequence MKRTTIYLDPELELLLKLEARRSKKSVAEIIREVLRKGITPKRPRSRYVGAFDSGHTTDAERFEEVLDELGFGDPENS is encoded by the coding sequence ATGAAGCGCACCACCATCTACCTGGATCCCGAACTCGAGCTCCTCCTCAAGCTCGAGGCCCGGCGTTCAAAAAAGTCGGTGGCCGAGATTATCCGCGAGGTACTGCGCAAAGGTATCACACCAAAACGCCCGCGCTCACGGTACGTCGGCGCTTTCGATAGCGGCCATACCACCGACGCCGAGCGTTTTGAAGAAGTGTTGGACGAGCTGGGGTTTGGTGACCCGGAGAACAGTTAA